The Kribbella jejuensis region GCCGAGCGCGAGACAGAACCGAGTCACACTCGGCAGCGACGTACCGCACCGGTCGGCCAATTGCCCGATGGTCGACGACGCCACCGCCGCGGGATCACGCAGTACCTCGGTCGCGATCCGCGCCTGCGCCGGACTGAGCGCCGGCAGCAGGCCGTGGATCCGCGCCTCGAGACTGGGCAGCGGTGACTCGACAGTGCTCATGTAAAGAATTCTCAGAGCACGTCGACACCGATTTCAACAATTCACACTGACCGGTTCCGGTCACGCCGCCTAGAACAGCGCGGCCATCAACCGCCGGCGGGCCTTGATCACGCGCTCGTCGTCGCCGCCGACAACGTCGAACAGCTCGAGCAGGTGCAGCCGTACGGCGTTGCGCTCGTCGCCGGCTGTCACCTGGATCGTGGAGATCAGCCGCGCGAACGCATCGTCGACATGTCCGCCCATCAGGTCCACGTCCGCGACCAGCATCTGCGCCTCGACATCCGCCGGATTGTCCGCGGCGCGCGTCCGTACGTCGGCCGGCACGTCCTGCGTACGCTTCACCAGCTGCACCCGGGCCAGCCCGGACTTCGCCTCCGCGTCGTTCGGCGACTCCTTGAGCAGCTCCTCGTACGCCGCGATCGCGCCGTCCAGGTCGCCCGCGCCCAGGGCGGTCTCCGCCTTCTCGTACCGCGGGTTCGGCGCGTCCTCGTCGACCGGCTCGGCCGCCGGGCCGACCGGCTCCGCGCGCCCGGTGATTCCGTTCGCGACGGCGACAGTCAGCAGCTGGTCGAGGTACTGCCGGACCTCCGGCTCACCCAGCACGCCCTGGAACAGCGGGACCGGCTGACCGCGCAGGATCGCGATCACGACCGGTACTGCCTGGACGCCGAACGCCTGCGCCACCTGCGGGCTCGCGTCGACGTCGATCCGCGCCAGCAGGAACTTGCCGGCGTACTCGGTGGAGAGCTTGGTCAGCGCGGCGCTGAGCGTGGCGGCGCCCTGCGAACGAGGCGAGTACAGCTCGACCACGACCGGCGCCTGCAGCGAGCGCTCGATGACGTCGGCCTGGAAGTTGGCCTCGGTCACCTCGATCACATAAGCACCAGCGGCCCCGGCAGCACCGCCACCGGCGGGGGCGGCGGGCGCCGATCCGGCCGGTCTGCGCAGGGACGACAGGTCGACCGCCCCGGGACGGGAGAAGTTGGACTGGCTCACCGTGGTCCTCGCATTCCGTGCCTGCTCCGC contains the following coding sequences:
- a CDS encoding tetratricopeptide repeat protein; protein product: MSQSNFSRPGAVDLSSLRRPAGSAPAAPAGGGAAGAAGAYVIEVTEANFQADVIERSLQAPVVVELYSPRSQGAATLSAALTKLSTEYAGKFLLARIDVDASPQVAQAFGVQAVPVVIAILRGQPVPLFQGVLGEPEVRQYLDQLLTVAVANGITGRAEPVGPAAEPVDEDAPNPRYEKAETALGAGDLDGAIAAYEELLKESPNDAEAKSGLARVQLVKRTQDVPADVRTRAADNPADVEAQMLVADVDLMGGHVDDAFARLISTIQVTAGDERNAVRLHLLELFDVVGGDDERVIKARRRLMAALF